The genomic region GCGGCATCAGTCCCGAGCAGGTCGCAGACACGCTGTCGCACTTGGTGTTCGACGGCATCCGCGCGCAACATCATCAACCAGGGGACGAACGATGAGCTCCGAAATCAACCAACTGTTTCTGAGGAACCTGGCGAACCCACCCGGATTTCATAAACGTTGAAGGTGCCCGCCGCTGTGTGACATCCAGGTGGCGTCGGCGCCTCCACACCCCCAGTAGCGAAGACGTAATTGCCGGTCCTAGCCACTTCGTACCCGTAGCGCAGCACCCGTACCACTCCTGATCCGTCGGTGATCGCTGAATTGCCTGCCAGCCAGACCGCGACCGGCCCCTCACGCCCAATTCGCAGACACCCATCGGACCCCTTGGTGAGAACACCGGTTGCCAGCGCCTGCAAGGTCAATCCCTCAGATCTGCGAACGAAAGTCGGGAGGATTACGGTGGTCGCGGTGGTCGCGGTGGTCGCGGTGGTCGCGGTGGTCGCGGTGGTCGCGGTGGTCGCGGTGGTCGCGGTGGTCGCGGTGGTCGCGGTGGTCGCGGTGGTCGCGGTGGTCTGAGCCGACGTCATGGTTGCAGCTACAGGTAATGACTGCGTCGGAGGTGGTGTGCTGGCTGCCTTCGGTCGTGCGGGCTCATCGCAACCGGTCAGCGTCGCACAGACCACGAGAATTGCGGCGACGTACAGAACCCGAATGCTCGTGCGGTCGCCCTTTGAATAATACCGATATCGTCCGCTGAACTTGTTCATTGAGTAAGGACGTACAGGCCGAGTCCGTTCAATGTGCTAATTCGTGCGAAGAAGCTTCGGTACGCACCCGAGTAGATGGTTTCTCCGTTATGAACTCCTTTGGCCTCCGTACCGAAATACCATGGCCCGCCGCTATCACCCTCCTTCGTGACCTTCTCCCTCGCAATGATCGCGTAGCATTGCGACGCGGTGCAAGAATCGACAACCTCCACAGTGCTACAGAGGCCCGATGGGCTGCCGGTGTCTGCTGTGCCAAAGCCGAAGACGCAAGCAGTCTGACCCTTGACCGGATTTATTGCAGCTGTTACGTCGCGATAAAGATTCCTCCGATACTGGAACTTGCTGGTCGCCGTGCCGCTGTTGAACTTGTACCAAGCAACGTCGGCGCCGGGGCTTGCGCTTTGCTGGAAGGTGATCGGCCGGCTGTCGTACGTGGACGCCTGTGTTCCGCAGTGCGCCGCTGTTGAAATCCCATAAACGGACACCTTTCTCACGCTGAATGCTCCGGTGCAACCGCCGATCCTGAGTCCCCCGCGCTGTAGAATGGCGACTGGTTGATTGACAATCACAACATGCACTGTGAATGCATTCAGTCCGTTTGTCGCCAACGCCTTTGTCAGCGAGATTTCTAACGCCTCAGAACGCTGTAGACTGATTGAGGAAGTGGTCAACGTCAGAACCCCAGTGGCAGAATCTGCCGTTGTGGAGATGTCGGTCGTGCCCAACTGCGACGTTGCCTCGAAGTGAACCAGTGCCGTCGCTCGCAGCCGCTCCAGTCGACTGGGAACACCCAGGACCTGGAGGTCTACCGGGATACCAGTAGCGGCAATTTCTGCAATGAGAGCAGACGGAGGGGCGGACGTGAAAGAGATCCAGGCTTTTGATTCGTTCAGCTCAGGCTTCGGCACCCACGCTGCGTCCACATAAATTCCCGGATACCTGTCCTGGAGCGAGCTGGACAAGGCCGCAAATTGGTTCATTCCGCGCGCCCTCAGTGTCTCACCGATGGGATCCAGCTGGTGCTGCTCAGCAAAGCGAACTGCATCTTCAGCTTCCGCGGACGTGAGTTCGGGCAGATCGACGCTTCCGGTCACACGAATAATTAGGGCAACCGAAGGCGCAGAATGTGCAGCGTTCGCAGGTTGGAGGGGCGGGCATCGTAAGATCGAGCCGTCCCTACAAGTAACGCCCGCGGTGGTCGGAGTTCGTTGAGCGAGAACAACTGGGGCGCGCACGTCGGTCGAAACCCCGAATCGTTGTCCGCCAGCGGAAGCGAGCCCGGCCGGGAGGGTGAGGAGGATCGCGACCAGCGACGTACGGATGACTCGAACCGCGGACAGTGATCGTCTGTCGACCATGTGTGCTCCCAGAGCGGTGTGAAGTGCTGGCCGTCCAGTGTGTGCCTTGTCACCATTTGGTGTCAACACGCCGTCAGCTTGAGAGCGCGCCGTTCGTCGTTGATGAGTCCGGGGCCGACGGTCGTCAGCCTGATCCCGGCGATCAGTCCTTCTCGACCATCGTCAGCACCGTGTAGGTGGCGACGATCTCGTCCCGCTGGTTGGTGATGGTGGTGTTCCAGCGGACCTCGCCGTAGCTGTCGGTCTCCCGCGGGGTGATCTGGCCGGCGGTGAGCGTCACGGTGATCGAATCGTCCGCCTTCACCGGAGTGCGGAAGCGGAGGTCCTCCAGACCGGTGTTGGCCAGCACCGGACCGGGATCCGGCTGGACGAACAACCCGGCGGCCCAGCTGAGCAACAGATAGCCGTGCGCCACCCGACCACCGAAGAACGGGTTGGCGGCCGCTGCGTCCTCGTCCATGTGGGCGTAGAACAGATCACCCGTCGAGTGTGCGAACGCCTCGATGTCGGCCAGGGTCACCGTCCGTGGACCGCCGACGACTGTGTCGCCGATCCGCAGGCGCGACAACGGCTTGCGGAACGGATGCTCCCACCCCTCGGTATCCGCATCCAAGCGCGGCGCTCCGACGACGAACCGATCGGTGACGGCTGTCAACAGGGCGGGGGAGCCCTGCAGGGCGGAGCGCTGCATGTGGTGGAGCACCCCGCGGATGCCGCCCATCTCCTCACCGCCGCCGGCCCTGCCTGGCCCGCCGTGCACCAACATCGGCAGCGGTGAACCGTGGCCGGTGGACTCCTTCGCGTCGTCGCGGTCCAGCAGAAGGATGCGGCCGTGCCACGGTGCGAGCCCCCGTACCAGCTGCCGGGCGGTGTCCGGATCGTGCGTGATCACCGAAGCGACCAAGGATCCACGACCCCGCGAGGCGAGCTCGATCGCCTCGTCCAGATCGTCGTACGCCATCAAGGTCGAGACCGGACCGAAGGCCTCGACGTCGTGCGGGGCCCGCGCAGAGGCGTTGGCGTGCAACAGCATGGGCGGCAGAAATGCCCCGGCTCCCGGGTCGGCTCCCAGGACGTCGAAGGAGTGCGGATCGCCCACCACCAGCTCGGCGCCGTCCGCGCGCAGTTCTTCGATCCGCGCCAGCACCTCGCTGCGCTGCGCGCGGGAGACGAGTGCGCCCATCGTCACGCCCTCGGCGCCCGGCGCACCGATCCGCACCTTGGCCGCGATCCGCTCACGGACCCCGTCGATCACTGGCGCCACCAACGCCTGCGGGACGAGCGCGCGCCGGATGGCGGTGCATTTCTGACCGGCCTTCGACGTCATC from Nakamurella sp. A5-74 harbors:
- the paaZ gene encoding phenylacetic acid degradation bifunctional protein PaaZ is translated as MITTDTAETALGSFVADSWVIAGGDRTPILDAVTGDVVTSIAAGELDTALMVDHARLVGHRALARMTFHQRALVLKELALHLQSIKDNLYPLSYRTGATHADSWVDVDGGIGVLFAYGSRGRRDMPNDTLYLDGPAEPLSKHGSFVGQHVYSSLPGVAVQINAFNFPVWGMLEKFAPAFLAGVPTIVKPASPTAYLAEATVRAIIASKILPPGTLQLLTGGARGIMDHLDERDLVAFTGSAGTARTLRSDPAVLQRGTRLTSEADSLNCSILAPDAGPDTPEFELYVKALVAEMTSKAGQKCTAIRRALVPQALVAPVIDGVRERIAAKVRIGAPGAEGVTMGALVSRAQRSEVLARIEELRADGAELVVGDPHSFDVLGADPGAGAFLPPMLLHANASARAPHDVEAFGPVSTLMAYDDLDEAIELASRGRGSLVASVITHDPDTARQLVRGLAPWHGRILLLDRDDAKESTGHGSPLPMLVHGGPGRAGGGEEMGGIRGVLHHMQRSALQGSPALLTAVTDRFVVGAPRLDADTEGWEHPFRKPLSRLRIGDTVVGGPRTVTLADIEAFAHSTGDLFYAHMDEDAAAANPFFGGRVAHGYLLLSWAAGLFVQPDPGPVLANTGLEDLRFRTPVKADDSITVTLTAGQITPRETDSYGEVRWNTTITNQRDEIVATYTVLTMVEKD